A single window of Mycolicibacterium aurum DNA harbors:
- the ftsH gene encoding ATP-dependent zinc metalloprotease FtsH, translated as MNRKNVIRTLTVIAVVLLLGWSFFYFSDDTRGYKPVDTSVAMAQITGDNVNSAQIDDREQQLRLELKNGNGDTENSNKVISKYPTGYGVTLFEALQDKNVKTNTVVNQSSVLGSLLIYMLPLLLLVGLFVMFSRMQSGGRMGFGFGKSKAKQLSKDMPKTTFADVAGVDEAVEELYEIKDFLQNPSRYQALGAKIPRGVLLYGPPGTGKTLLARAVAGEAGVPFFTISGSDFVEMFVGVGASRVRDMFEQAKQNSPCIIFVDEIDAVGRQRGAGMGGGHDEREQTLNQLLVEMDGFGDRQGVILIAATNRPDILDPALLRPGRFDRQIPVSSPDLAGRRAVLKVHSQGKPIAPDADLDGLAKRTVGMSGADLANVINESALLTARENGTVITGAALEEAVDRVVGGPRRKGRIISEHEKKITAYHEGGHTLAAWAMPDIEPIYKVTILARGRTGGHAMSVPEDDKGLMTRSEMIARLVFAMGGRAAEELVFREPTTGASSDIDQATKIARAMVTEYGMSSKLGAVRYGTDHGDPFLGRTMGTQADYSHEVAQIIDDEVRKLIEAAHTEAWEILTEYRDVLDTLAGELLDKETLHRVELQAIFGDVKKRPRLTMFDDFGGRVPSDKPPIKTPGELAIERGEPWPKPVPEPAFKTAIAQASAAAAEAAHRNGGNGSNGAPAGPTQPDYGAPAGWHAPGWPPPHGAPNQNPNQQQPQGGWYPPPPPQQGGWQGSPPPQAAPYPGYPPYQPYPAPGHQGPHGGTAPNDEPGRDNGRENGRTSPPADG; from the coding sequence ATGAACCGCAAAAATGTGATCCGCACACTCACGGTTATTGCCGTGGTGCTGCTGCTGGGTTGGTCCTTCTTCTACTTCAGCGACGACACCCGCGGGTACAAGCCCGTCGACACGTCGGTCGCGATGGCTCAGATCACCGGCGACAACGTCAACAGCGCGCAGATCGACGACCGTGAGCAGCAACTTCGGCTCGAGCTGAAGAACGGCAACGGCGACACCGAGAACAGCAACAAGGTCATCTCCAAGTACCCCACCGGGTACGGGGTCACGCTGTTCGAGGCGCTGCAGGACAAGAACGTCAAGACCAACACCGTGGTCAATCAGAGCAGCGTGCTCGGCTCGCTGCTGATCTACATGCTGCCGCTGCTGCTCCTCGTCGGTCTGTTCGTGATGTTCTCCCGGATGCAGTCCGGTGGGCGGATGGGCTTCGGGTTCGGCAAGTCGAAGGCCAAACAGCTCTCTAAGGACATGCCCAAGACCACCTTCGCCGACGTCGCAGGCGTCGACGAGGCCGTCGAAGAGCTGTACGAGATCAAGGACTTCCTGCAGAACCCGAGCCGCTACCAGGCGCTGGGCGCGAAGATCCCGCGCGGCGTGCTGCTCTACGGCCCGCCCGGCACCGGCAAGACCCTGCTGGCCCGTGCGGTCGCCGGCGAGGCCGGGGTGCCGTTCTTCACCATCTCGGGTTCGGACTTCGTCGAGATGTTCGTCGGCGTCGGCGCCTCGCGGGTCCGCGACATGTTCGAGCAGGCCAAGCAGAACAGCCCGTGCATCATCTTCGTCGACGAGATCGACGCCGTCGGCCGCCAGCGTGGCGCCGGTATGGGTGGTGGTCACGACGAACGCGAGCAGACCCTCAATCAGCTGCTGGTCGAGATGGACGGCTTCGGTGACCGGCAGGGCGTCATCCTGATCGCGGCCACCAACCGCCCCGACATCCTCGACCCGGCGCTGCTGCGTCCCGGCCGTTTCGACCGCCAGATCCCGGTGTCCAGCCCCGACCTGGCCGGGCGGCGCGCGGTGCTGAAGGTGCATTCGCAGGGCAAGCCGATCGCCCCCGACGCCGACCTCGACGGTCTGGCCAAGCGCACCGTCGGGATGTCCGGTGCCGACCTGGCCAACGTCATCAACGAGTCGGCACTGCTGACTGCCCGCGAGAACGGCACCGTCATCACCGGCGCGGCCCTCGAGGAGGCGGTCGACCGCGTCGTCGGCGGGCCCCGCCGCAAGGGCCGGATCATCAGCGAGCACGAGAAGAAGATCACCGCCTACCACGAGGGCGGGCACACGCTGGCGGCGTGGGCGATGCCCGACATCGAGCCGATCTACAAGGTGACGATCCTGGCGCGGGGCCGCACCGGCGGTCATGCGATGTCGGTGCCCGAGGACGACAAGGGCCTGATGACGCGGTCGGAGATGATCGCCCGGCTGGTCTTCGCGATGGGTGGACGCGCGGCCGAGGAGCTGGTGTTCCGCGAGCCGACCACGGGCGCATCCTCGGACATCGACCAGGCCACCAAGATCGCGCGCGCGATGGTCACCGAATACGGGATGAGCTCGAAGCTGGGTGCGGTGCGGTACGGCACCGATCACGGTGACCCGTTCCTGGGCCGCACCATGGGCACTCAGGCCGACTACAGCCACGAGGTCGCCCAGATCATCGACGACGAGGTGCGCAAGCTCATCGAGGCCGCCCACACCGAAGCGTGGGAGATCCTCACCGAGTACCGCGACGTGCTCGACACTCTCGCCGGCGAGCTGCTGGACAAGGAGACGTTGCACCGCGTCGAGCTCCAGGCCATCTTCGGTGACGTGAAGAAGCGGCCCCGCCTGACGATGTTCGACGACTTCGGTGGCCGGGTGCCCTCGGACAAGCCGCCGATCAAGACACCGGGTGAGCTCGCCATCGAGCGCGGCGAGCCGTGGCCCAAGCCGGTGCCCGAGCCCGCCTTCAAGACGGCGATCGCGCAGGCGTCGGCGGCCGCGGCCGAGGCGGCCCACCGCAACGGCGGCAACGGTTCCAACGGTGCTCCCGCCGGGCCGACGCAGCCCGACTACGGCGCGCCCGCGGGTTGGCATGCACCCGGGTGGCCACCGCCGCACGGTGCGCCGAACCAGAACCCGAACCAGCAGCAGCCGCAGGGTGGCTGGTATCCACCCCCGCCGCCGCAGCAGGGGGGTTGGCAGGGGTCGCCGCCCCCGCAGGCCGCCCCATATCCGGGCTACCCGCCGTATCAGCCCTACCCCGCGCCCGGGCACCAGGGGCCGCACGGCGGTACGGCCCCGAACGACGAGCCTGGCCGCGACAATGGTAGGGAGAACGGGCGGACCAGTCCGCCGGCTGATGGCTGA
- a CDS encoding type III pantothenate kinase, which produces MLLAIDVRNAHTVVGLISGSGDHAKVVHHWRLRTESEVTADELALTLDGLIGDDAEQLTGAAGLSTVPSVLHEVRVMLEQYWPSVPHVLIEPGVRTGIPLLVDNPKEVGADRIVNCLAAYHKFGTAAIVVDFGSSICVDVVSARGEFLGGAIAPGVQVSSDAAAARSAALRRVELTRPRSVVGKNTVECMQAGAVFGFAGLVDGLVNRVREDVDGFGGDDVNVIATGHGAPLVLDDLRTVEHYDRHLTLDGLRLVFERNRDSQRGKLKQAR; this is translated from the coding sequence GTGCTGCTCGCGATAGACGTCCGTAACGCCCACACCGTGGTCGGCCTGATCTCCGGTTCGGGCGATCACGCCAAGGTCGTGCACCACTGGCGGCTGCGCACCGAGTCAGAGGTGACAGCAGACGAGCTCGCCCTCACCCTCGACGGCCTGATCGGCGACGACGCCGAACAGCTCACCGGTGCCGCAGGCCTGTCGACGGTGCCGTCGGTGCTTCACGAGGTGCGGGTGATGCTGGAGCAGTACTGGCCGTCGGTGCCGCACGTACTGATCGAGCCGGGGGTGCGCACCGGGATCCCGCTGCTGGTCGACAACCCGAAAGAGGTCGGGGCCGACCGCATCGTGAATTGTCTTGCCGCATATCACAAATTCGGTACAGCGGCGATCGTGGTGGACTTCGGTTCGTCCATCTGTGTCGACGTGGTCTCGGCCAGGGGCGAGTTCCTCGGCGGTGCCATCGCGCCCGGCGTGCAGGTGTCGTCGGATGCCGCCGCCGCACGATCAGCGGCGTTGCGGCGCGTCGAGCTGACCCGCCCGCGTTCGGTGGTCGGCAAGAACACCGTCGAGTGCATGCAGGCCGGCGCGGTCTTCGGATTCGCCGGGCTGGTGGACGGATTGGTCAACCGGGTCCGCGAAGACGTCGACGGTTTCGGCGGCGACGACGTCAACGTGATCGCCACCGGACACGGCGCACCCCTGGTGCTCGACGATCTGCGCACCGTCGAGCATTACGATCGGCACCTCACCCTCGACGGGCTGCGTCTGGTGTTCGAACGCAACCGGGACAGTCAGCGCGGCAAGCTGAAACAGGCGCGTTAG
- a CDS encoding DUF3180 domain-containing protein encodes MGTTRTRELAIAVGATAVVGYLLMYVVYRAFPPITLWTGMSLLGVAVAIAGWGFFVRARIRDGEIGVGRGRLHPLAVARSVVIAKASAWMGSVVLGWWLAVVVYLLPRRSSLRVAAEDTSGAVVAALCALALVVAALWLQQCCRSPDDPAPDADPAPG; translated from the coding sequence ATGGGTACGACGCGCACGCGGGAGCTGGCCATCGCCGTCGGCGCGACCGCGGTGGTCGGCTACCTGCTGATGTACGTCGTCTACCGGGCATTTCCCCCGATCACGCTGTGGACCGGGATGTCGCTGCTCGGTGTCGCCGTCGCGATCGCGGGCTGGGGCTTCTTCGTGCGCGCCAGGATCCGGGACGGCGAGATCGGGGTGGGTCGGGGCCGCCTGCATCCGCTTGCGGTGGCCCGCTCGGTGGTGATCGCCAAGGCGTCGGCATGGATGGGCAGCGTGGTTCTCGGATGGTGGCTGGCGGTGGTCGTGTACCTGCTGCCCCGGCGTAGCAGTTTGCGCGTTGCCGCAGAGGACACCTCAGGTGCCGTGGTGGCTGCGCTGTGTGCGCTCGCACTCGTGGTGGCGGCGCTGTGGCTGCAGCAGTGCTGCCGCTCGCCCGACGATCCGGCGCCCGATGCCGACCCGGCTCCCGGCTGA
- a CDS encoding DUF6779 domain-containing protein — MTDPTRGGRLRRGGRRPGWILMTVLLVLAIAASSALVFTNRVELLKLAVILALWAAVVAAFVSVIYRRQSDTDQAKVRDLKLVYDLQLEREISARREYELAVESQLRRELASEVRAQSADEVASLRAELAALRANLEYLFDADLSHRPAIETERTAGRVSSSRIDTEDDAKPAEDLFAPETDESPIIDVPAEPHPPEHEWSPQPSEPVGAHRRSGAPTPERRHGAQAGAEPRWAASPPPSPPQAPPPQPQAPTPQPQAPTPQPQAPQQRPPVQPAPQFPWLPPPPQQPPPQKPPSQAPEPAPEPKPAPAHTQWQPVPAEGQWIPPGQPGSNWVAPANGAHDEYVGRRRAPDPQPSAPEAAPPPAAEPPRGRHSAAGEQQTAAADEPEPEPEGERGAHEGGQPVADLMARLQASPSGGGRRRRRED, encoded by the coding sequence ATGACCGATCCGACCCGCGGCGGCCGCCTCAGACGCGGTGGCCGAAGGCCGGGTTGGATCCTGATGACAGTGTTGCTGGTGTTGGCCATCGCCGCCAGTTCGGCGCTGGTTTTCACCAATCGCGTCGAGTTGCTCAAGCTGGCAGTCATTCTCGCGCTGTGGGCCGCCGTGGTGGCTGCCTTCGTCTCGGTGATCTATCGCAGGCAGAGCGACACCGACCAGGCCAAGGTGCGCGATCTCAAGCTGGTGTACGACCTTCAACTCGAGCGGGAGATCTCGGCGCGGCGTGAGTACGAGCTGGCGGTGGAATCGCAGTTGCGGCGTGAGCTGGCATCCGAGGTCCGCGCGCAGTCCGCAGACGAGGTGGCGTCGCTGCGTGCCGAACTCGCCGCGCTGCGCGCCAACCTGGAGTATCTGTTCGACGCCGACCTCTCGCATCGCCCCGCGATTGAGACGGAACGCACCGCCGGACGGGTGAGCAGCAGCCGCATCGACACCGAGGACGACGCCAAGCCCGCCGAGGATCTCTTCGCACCCGAGACCGACGAGAGCCCGATCATCGACGTCCCCGCCGAGCCGCATCCGCCGGAGCACGAGTGGTCGCCGCAACCCAGCGAACCGGTCGGCGCGCACCGGCGCTCGGGTGCACCGACCCCCGAGCGCAGGCATGGCGCGCAAGCAGGCGCGGAACCCCGGTGGGCAGCGTCGCCACCGCCGTCCCCGCCGCAGGCGCCCCCGCCGCAGCCGCAAGCGCCCACCCCCCAGCCGCAAGCGCCCACCCCGCAACCGCAGGCTCCCCAGCAACGCCCGCCGGTTCAGCCCGCTCCACAGTTCCCGTGGCTGCCCCCACCGCCACAGCAGCCACCACCACAGAAGCCGCCGTCGCAGGCACCCGAACCCGCGCCCGAACCCAAGCCCGCACCCGCGCACACCCAGTGGCAGCCGGTTCCGGCTGAAGGGCAGTGGATTCCGCCGGGGCAACCGGGCAGCAACTGGGTGGCGCCGGCCAACGGCGCTCACGACGAGTACGTCGGCAGGCGCCGCGCACCGGATCCGCAGCCCTCGGCGCCGGAGGCGGCCCCGCCCCCGGCGGCCGAGCCGCCCCGTGGCAGGCATTCCGCGGCGGGCGAGCAGCAGACCGCAGCGGCTGACGAGCCCGAGCCTGAGCCCGAGGGCGAGCGCGGAGCCCATGAGGGCGGCCAGCCGGTGGCGGACCTCATGGCGCGATTGCAGGCATCCCCGTCGGGCGGCGGGCGGCGTAGGCGCCGCGAGGATTGA
- the folB gene encoding dihydroneopterin aldolase — protein sequence MADRIELRGLTVRGNHGVFDHERRDGQDFVVDITVWIDLAAAAASDDLADTVDYGVLAQRAADIVAGPPKQLIETVAGEIADDVMGDERVHAVEVVVHKPSAPIPLQFNDVAVVARRSRRGGRGPDR from the coding sequence ATGGCTGATCGAATCGAACTGCGCGGGCTGACGGTCCGCGGCAATCACGGCGTGTTCGACCACGAACGCCGCGACGGCCAGGACTTCGTGGTGGACATCACCGTGTGGATAGACCTGGCTGCGGCAGCGGCCAGCGATGATCTGGCCGACACCGTCGACTACGGTGTGCTGGCGCAGCGGGCGGCCGACATCGTGGCAGGGCCGCCCAAGCAACTCATCGAGACCGTGGCAGGCGAGATCGCCGACGACGTGATGGGCGATGAGCGGGTGCACGCGGTCGAGGTCGTGGTGCACAAGCCGTCCGCGCCAATTCCATTGCAGTTCAACGACGTCGCTGTGGTAGCGCGCAGGTCCCGGCGCGGCGGCAGGGGACCCGACCGGTGA
- a CDS encoding Rossmann-like and DUF2520 domain-containing protein: MVQPPAGGSAPHDGLRPARLTIGVISAGRVGTALGVALERVEHVVVGCSAVSRASRERVRQWLPDTPILPVDEVAARAELLLLAVPDAELPALIAGLAATGAVRPATIVVHTSGANGIGLLAPLAELGCITLAIHPAMTFVGTEEDVDRLRGTCFGITAGDEVGYAIAQSLVLEIGGEPFRVREDARKLYHAALAHSSNHVVTVLLDAVDALRAALWGQELLGQETVADTPGGIAERIVGPLARAALDNALQRGQAALTGPVARGDAEAVARHLHALGEVNPDVAQAYRANSWRTAQRAHAPGAVFEVLAEAGQ; the protein is encoded by the coding sequence ATGGTGCAGCCCCCCGCCGGCGGGAGCGCTCCGCACGACGGACTACGTCCGGCCCGGCTGACGATCGGTGTGATCTCGGCGGGGCGGGTCGGTACCGCTCTGGGGGTGGCGCTCGAACGCGTCGAACACGTCGTCGTCGGTTGCAGTGCTGTCTCCCGCGCCTCGCGCGAGCGGGTGCGCCAGTGGCTCCCCGACACCCCGATCCTGCCGGTCGACGAAGTAGCGGCACGGGCTGAGCTGCTTCTGCTTGCCGTTCCCGACGCCGAACTGCCGGCGCTGATTGCCGGCCTCGCCGCCACCGGCGCGGTGCGCCCGGCCACCATCGTCGTCCACACGTCAGGGGCCAACGGGATCGGCCTGCTCGCGCCCCTTGCCGAGTTGGGCTGCATCACGCTCGCCATCCATCCGGCGATGACATTCGTCGGCACCGAGGAGGACGTGGACCGGCTGCGTGGCACCTGCTTCGGCATCACCGCGGGCGACGAGGTCGGCTATGCGATCGCGCAGTCGCTGGTGCTGGAGATCGGTGGCGAGCCGTTCCGGGTCCGCGAGGATGCCCGAAAGCTCTATCACGCGGCACTGGCGCACTCCAGCAACCACGTCGTGACGGTGCTTCTCGACGCGGTCGACGCGCTGCGGGCCGCGCTGTGGGGTCAGGAACTGTTGGGCCAGGAGACCGTCGCCGACACCCCCGGCGGCATCGCGGAGCGGATCGTGGGCCCGCTGGCCCGCGCGGCGCTCGACAATGCGCTGCAGCGTGGACAGGCTGCGCTCACCGGTCCGGTGGCGCGCGGCGACGCCGAGGCGGTGGCACGCCACCTGCATGCCCTCGGTGAAGTCAATCCCGATGTGGCCCAGGCCTATCGGGCGAATTCGTGGCGCACGGCGCAGCGCGCGCACGCTCCGGGTGCGGTGTTCGAGGTGTTGGCGGAAGCAGGACAGTGA
- the folK gene encoding 2-amino-4-hydroxy-6-hydroxymethyldihydropteridine diphosphokinase: protein MTTAVVLSIGSNLGDRLANLQSVVDGLGSAVTAVSPVYETDAWGNVEQGPFLNAVVLAEDPALDAYGWLRLAHHLENAAGRVRETRWGPRTLDVDIIRCDGADGEVTVGDDVLTLPHPYAHERAFVLVPWLAADPSATLTVAGHARAVAAHLDALAPAERAGVRRTELTLRTGNLS from the coding sequence GTGACGACGGCGGTCGTGCTGTCCATCGGGTCCAATCTCGGCGACCGGCTGGCAAATCTGCAGTCTGTGGTCGACGGGCTGGGTTCGGCGGTGACGGCGGTGTCGCCGGTGTACGAGACCGACGCATGGGGCAACGTCGAGCAGGGTCCGTTCCTCAATGCTGTTGTCCTCGCCGAGGATCCGGCGCTCGATGCCTACGGCTGGCTGCGGCTGGCCCACCATCTGGAGAACGCGGCCGGCCGGGTGCGCGAAACGCGCTGGGGCCCGCGCACACTGGACGTCGACATCATCCGCTGCGACGGCGCCGACGGTGAGGTGACGGTCGGTGACGACGTCCTGACGCTGCCTCATCCCTACGCGCACGAGCGCGCGTTCGTGCTGGTGCCCTGGCTCGCCGCCGACCCGAGCGCGACGTTGACGGTCGCGGGCCATGCCCGCGCCGTGGCAGCGCATCTGGATGCCCTCGCCCCGGCCGAGCGGGCCGGTGTGCGACGGACCGAGCTGACACTGCGGACCGGAAACCTGAGCTGA
- the panC gene encoding pantoate--beta-alanine ligase: MTSRNAPKFVAGQLNVYSRPREVSDVTRALRATGRRIVLVPTMGALHEGHLTLIRAAKRVPGAVVAVSIFVNPLQFGAGEDLDAYPRTLDDDLAALRAEGVEIAFTPTADEVYPHGMRTTVHPGPAGAELEGASRPTHFAGVLTVVLKLFNTVHPDRAYFGEKDYQQLVLIRQMVADLDVGVEVVGVPIVREPDGLAMSSRNRYLDPDEREQAGALSSALLAGMYAASNGVAAALDAARAVLDEVPAAVVDYLEVRDPMLGPAPAEGAARMLIAARLGRTRLLDNIAIDVGAGAGIDGHPRPASGQSHELPWRN; encoded by the coding sequence ATGACCAGTCGCAATGCCCCCAAGTTCGTCGCGGGCCAGCTGAACGTGTATTCGCGGCCGCGGGAGGTGTCCGACGTGACGCGGGCATTGCGCGCCACGGGGCGGCGGATCGTGCTGGTACCCACGATGGGCGCTCTGCATGAGGGGCATCTGACGCTGATCCGGGCCGCCAAACGGGTGCCCGGTGCCGTTGTGGCGGTGTCGATCTTCGTGAACCCGTTGCAGTTCGGCGCGGGGGAGGACCTCGACGCCTACCCGCGCACGCTGGACGACGATCTCGCCGCTCTGCGCGCCGAGGGCGTCGAGATCGCGTTCACCCCTACCGCCGACGAGGTGTACCCGCACGGCATGCGTACCACCGTGCATCCGGGGCCGGCCGGCGCGGAGCTCGAGGGGGCATCTCGCCCAACGCATTTCGCGGGTGTCCTGACGGTCGTGCTGAAGCTGTTCAACACCGTGCACCCGGATCGGGCCTACTTCGGCGAGAAGGACTATCAGCAGCTGGTCCTGATCAGGCAGATGGTCGCGGATCTCGATGTCGGGGTCGAGGTCGTCGGGGTGCCGATCGTGCGGGAGCCCGACGGGTTGGCGATGTCGTCGCGCAACCGCTACCTCGACCCTGACGAGCGGGAGCAGGCCGGTGCGCTGTCGTCGGCGCTGTTGGCCGGAATGTATGCGGCCTCGAACGGCGTGGCGGCCGCGCTCGATGCGGCCCGCGCCGTGTTGGACGAGGTGCCGGCTGCCGTCGTCGATTACCTGGAAGTACGCGATCCGATGCTCGGACCCGCCCCTGCCGAGGGTGCTGCCCGGATGCTGATCGCCGCCAGACTGGGACGCACCCGGCTGCTCGACAACATCGCGATCGACGTGGGCGCCGGTGCCGGCATCGACGGACACCCGCGCCCCGCGTCCGGCCAGAGCCACGAACTTCCATGGAGGAATTGA
- a CDS encoding amino acid deaminase, producing MSVPARAPIDTAVYENAVRALAEQPLDWSFKGLPAQWWGHTPAHLVARAPNLFDAGATGPVCVLRDEALTHNLETMAAWCRDRGVELAPHGKTHMSGQLAARQLAAGACAITVATVAQAAVYRAFGVRHLILANELVDAAGLRWLSAELERDPDLRFTCWVDSVRGVELMTAALAGAHRRVDVCVELGMPGGRTGCRSDADVDDVARAAVASPRLRLVGVAGYEAGVSQELTDDAVAGVAAHLAHLRATVIRVAPLVETDTVVVSAGGSTYFDVVCDALTDWPEHLMVRTVLRSGCYLTHDHGLYARTSPLTRAGGCALWPALEVHAQVVSRPEPDLAIVGMGRRDVSFDQGMPVPLDLVTGLVTKLNDQHAFLRLEPGDGTDVGTWLRFGISHPCTTFDKWRMIPVLNDDDRVVDMIRTFF from the coding sequence ATGAGCGTCCCCGCCCGCGCGCCGATCGACACCGCCGTCTACGAGAACGCGGTGCGCGCGCTCGCCGAGCAACCACTGGACTGGAGTTTCAAAGGGCTGCCCGCGCAGTGGTGGGGGCACACCCCGGCGCATCTCGTCGCGCGGGCGCCGAACCTGTTCGACGCGGGCGCCACCGGACCCGTGTGCGTCCTGCGCGACGAGGCGCTGACGCACAACCTCGAAACGATGGCGGCGTGGTGCCGCGACCGCGGCGTCGAACTCGCCCCCCACGGCAAGACGCACATGTCCGGGCAGCTCGCCGCACGCCAGCTGGCGGCAGGCGCCTGCGCGATCACCGTCGCGACCGTGGCACAGGCCGCCGTGTACCGGGCGTTCGGCGTGCGCCACCTGATCCTAGCCAACGAACTGGTCGATGCCGCGGGTCTGCGCTGGCTCTCCGCCGAGCTGGAACGGGATCCCGACCTGCGGTTCACCTGCTGGGTGGACTCGGTACGCGGCGTCGAACTGATGACCGCGGCGCTGGCCGGCGCGCACCGACGGGTCGACGTGTGCGTGGAACTGGGGATGCCCGGCGGGCGCACCGGATGCCGCTCCGACGCCGACGTCGACGACGTCGCCCGCGCCGCTGTCGCGTCACCGCGGCTGCGGCTGGTCGGGGTGGCCGGCTACGAGGCGGGGGTGTCCCAGGAGTTGACCGACGATGCCGTGGCCGGGGTCGCGGCGCATCTCGCGCACCTGCGGGCAACGGTCATCCGGGTGGCCCCGCTCGTCGAAACCGACACGGTGGTCGTCAGCGCGGGCGGCAGCACCTACTTCGACGTCGTCTGCGACGCGCTCACCGACTGGCCCGAGCACCTGATGGTGCGCACCGTGTTGCGCAGCGGCTGCTACCTGACCCACGACCACGGCCTCTACGCGCGCACATCACCGCTCACCCGGGCCGGAGGGTGCGCCCTGTGGCCGGCGCTGGAGGTGCACGCGCAGGTGGTGTCGCGGCCCGAACCCGATCTTGCGATCGTGGGCATGGGCCGCCGCGACGTGTCCTTCGACCAGGGCATGCCGGTTCCGCTCGATCTCGTCACCGGTCTCGTCACCAAGCTCAACGACCAGCACGCCTTCCTGCGACTGGAACCCGGGGACGGCACCGACGTCGGGACGTGGCTGCGATTCGGGATCTCGCACCCCTGCACCACGTTCGACAAATGGCGGATGATCCCGGTACTCAACGACGACGATCGCGTGGTCGACATGATCCGCACGTTCTTCTAG
- the folE gene encoding GTP cyclohydrolase I FolE → MTRSPSNHSTTLTDEDFDQARAEAAVRELLIAVGEDPDRHGLADTPARVARAYREMFAGLYTDPDTVLNTTFDEQHDELVLVKEIPMYSTCEHHLVAFHGVAHVGYIPGVDGRVTGLSKIARLVDLYAKRPQVQERLTAQIADALMRKLDPRGAIVVIEAEHLCMAMRGVRKPGATTTTSAVRGQFKHDNASRAEALDLILRR, encoded by the coding sequence ATGACGCGGTCGCCCAGCAATCACTCCACCACCCTCACCGACGAGGATTTCGATCAGGCCCGTGCGGAGGCGGCTGTCCGCGAGCTGCTGATCGCCGTCGGTGAAGATCCCGACCGGCACGGTCTGGCGGATACCCCTGCCCGGGTGGCCCGTGCCTACCGCGAGATGTTCGCCGGCCTGTACACCGACCCGGATACGGTGCTCAACACCACCTTCGACGAGCAGCACGACGAGCTGGTGTTGGTCAAGGAGATCCCGATGTACTCGACGTGCGAGCACCACCTGGTGGCGTTCCACGGCGTCGCGCACGTCGGCTACATCCCGGGGGTGGACGGACGCGTGACCGGGTTGTCGAAGATCGCACGGCTGGTGGATCTGTACGCCAAGCGCCCCCAGGTGCAGGAGCGGCTCACCGCGCAGATCGCCGACGCGTTGATGCGCAAGCTGGATCCGCGCGGCGCGATCGTGGTGATCGAGGCCGAGCACCTGTGCATGGCGATGCGTGGTGTCCGCAAACCTGGTGCGACGACGACGACGTCGGCGGTGCGCGGGCAGTTCAAGCACGACAATGCCTCTCGGGCCGAGGCTCTGGATCTGATCCTGCGCAGGTGA
- the folP gene encoding dihydropteroate synthase, whose translation MGVVNVTDDSFSDGGLFLDRDRAVTHGVELVAQGAAIVDVGGESTRPGATRVDPEVETARVLPVVKELAQQGITVSIDTMHAAVAQAALENGAQIVNDVSGGRADPDMVRVVADAGVPWVLMHWRSVGGDRPHEVPPYGDVVVEVRDELMAGVDAAVAAGVDPAKVIIDPGLGFAKTAQHNWALLHALPELVGTGIPVLVGASRKRFLGSLLAGGDGEPRPPAGRETATAVISALAGWHGVWGVRVHDVRASVDALSVVSAWQAGSNG comes from the coding sequence ATGGGGGTCGTCAATGTCACCGACGACTCGTTCTCCGACGGGGGCTTGTTCCTGGACCGCGACCGCGCGGTGACCCACGGCGTGGAACTGGTAGCGCAGGGTGCCGCCATCGTCGACGTCGGTGGGGAGTCGACGCGGCCAGGCGCCACTCGGGTAGACCCCGAGGTCGAGACGGCCCGAGTCCTGCCTGTAGTGAAAGAACTTGCCCAGCAAGGGATCACGGTGAGCATCGACACGATGCACGCTGCGGTCGCGCAGGCTGCGCTGGAGAACGGCGCCCAGATCGTCAACGACGTCTCCGGCGGACGGGCCGATCCGGACATGGTGCGGGTGGTCGCCGACGCCGGTGTCCCGTGGGTGCTGATGCACTGGCGTTCGGTGGGAGGTGACCGACCGCACGAGGTGCCGCCGTACGGTGACGTGGTCGTCGAGGTGCGCGACGAGCTGATGGCCGGAGTGGACGCCGCGGTCGCCGCCGGCGTGGATCCCGCCAAGGTGATCATCGATCCGGGGCTGGGATTCGCCAAGACGGCACAGCACAATTGGGCATTGCTGCACGCGCTGCCCGAGCTGGTGGGCACCGGCATCCCGGTGCTCGTCGGGGCGTCCCGCAAACGCTTCCTCGGTAGCCTCCTCGCCGGCGGCGATGGCGAACCACGGCCACCGGCGGGTCGCGAAACCGCCACCGCCGTCATCTCGGCCCTGGCGGGATGGCACGGAGTCTGGGGTGTCCGGGTGCATGACGTGCGCGCGTCGGTCGACGCGCTTTCGGTGGTGTCGGCATGGCAGGCGGGATCGAATGGCTGA